Proteins encoded within one genomic window of Mauremys mutica isolate MM-2020 ecotype Southern chromosome 11, ASM2049712v1, whole genome shotgun sequence:
- the LOC123344655 gene encoding melanin-concentrating hormone receptor 1-like — translation MLFFFSAGTKETKDHGSIVLPVIFGIICLVGTVGNSIVIYTITKRPKRNHNTADVFIVSLSITDLLFLLGMPLLIHQLLGNGVWLFGATMCTIITALDANSQFASTYILTAMAIDRYLATVDPIRSAYMRTPCTAALVILLLYLLSLLTIVPVFMYTQPIALPGSKAGCGIILPNLSVDIYWYTLYQFFLAFVIPLSVICIVYLKIQKHISCRVLPLPQRNFRARTKKIMRMAITICSAFFICWAPYYILQLVHLKVTQPSIMFLYAYNVAISLGYASSCINPFIYIVLSDTFQRNLVKAICPGQQARRGDRHATGKVSPSVKISPGPNQETYLSMTYAHNIDNCIALSVMVP, via the coding sequence ATGTTGTTCTTTTTCTCAGCAGGCACCAAGGAAACGAAAGACCACGGTAGCATCGTCCTCCCTGTCATTTTTGGCATAATTTGCCTGGTGGGCACTGTGGGGAACAGCATTGTGATCTACACCATCACCAAAAGACCCAAGAGAAACCACAACACTGCAGACGTCTTCATCGTGAGCCTCTCCATCACAGACCTCCTGTTCCTGCTGGGTATGCCCTTGCTTATCCATCAGCTCCTAGGGAATGGGGTCTGGCTTTTCGGGGCTACCATGTGCACCATCATCACTGCTTTAGACGCCAACAGCCAGTTCGCCAGCACGTACATCCTCACGGCAATGGCCATCGACCGCTACCTGGCCACAGTAGACCCCATCCGCTCTGCCTACATGCGCACCCCCTGCACAGCCGCCCTGGTGATCTTGCTGCTCTACCTGCTGTCTCTCCTAACCATTGTGCCAGTGTTCATGTACACCCAGCCCATTGCTCTGCCTGGCAGCAAAGCTGGGTGTGGCATCATCCTACCCAACCTCTCGGTTGATATCTATTGGTACACGCTGTACCAGTTCTTCCTGGCGTTTGTCATCCCGCTCTCAGTCATCTGCATTGTGTACCTGAAGATACAGAAGCACATTTCATGCAGGGTGCTGCCACTGCCCCAGAGAAACTTCCGAGCCAGGACTAAGAAGATCATGCGGATGGCAATAACCATCTGCTCTGCCTTTTTTATCTGCTGGGCGCCCTATTATATCCTGCAGTTGGTCCATCTCAAAGTCACCCAGCCCTCCATTATGTTCCTCTATGCCTACAACGTAGCTATCAGCTTGGGTTACGCAAGCAGCTGCATCAACCCATTCATATACATTGTGTTGAGTGACACTTTCCAAAGGAACCTGGTGAAGGCAATCTGCCCAGGACAGCAGGCCAGAAGAGGTGACAGACACGCCACTGGGAAAGTCAGTCCCTCTGTGAAAATAAGTCCTGGGCCAAATCAGGAGACCTATCTTAGCATGACATATGCTCATAATATAGACAACTGTATCGCACTCTCTGTCATGGTTCCTTAG
- the B9D1 gene encoding B9 domain-containing protein 1 — protein MAAAAAPTVFLLMVNGQIESAQFPEFDELYCKYCFVYGHDWAPTTGLEEGISQITSKNRDAQQALVWNFPIDITFKSTNPSGWPQIVVSVYGPDLFGNDVVRGYGAVHVPFTPGSHRRTIPMFVPESTSKLQKITSWLMGRHPEFTDPKVVAQGEGREVITVRSQGFVTISFNVVTKDMKKLGYDVSPSDMQNPSVVSLTDGIHNH, from the exons ATggcagccgccgccgcccccaCCGTCTTCCTGCTCATGGTGAACGGGCAGATCGAAAGCGCCCAG TTCCCAGAGTTTGACGAGCTCTACTGCAAGTACTGCTTCGTCTACGGCCACGACTGGGCCCCCACCACG GGTTTGGAAGAGGGAATATCTCAGATCACCTCTAAAAACAGAGATGCACAGCAAGCCCTTGTGTGGAATTTTCCAATTGACATCACCTTTAAAAGTACCAACCCCTCTGGCT GGCCACAAATAGTGGTAAGTGTCTATGGACCTGATCTTTTTGGAAATGATGTCGTCCGAGGTTATGGAGCTGTTCATGTTCCGTTCACACCTGGAAG TCATAGAAGAACCATTCCTATGTTTGTTCCAGAATCCACGTCTAAGCTGCAAAAAATTACGAG TTGGCTTATGGGAAGACATCCAGAGTTCACTGACCCCAAAGTGGTAGCGCAGGGAGAAGGCCGAGAAG TGATCACGGTGCGATCCCAAGGCTTTGTGACCATTTCCTTCAATGTGGTGACTAAAGACATGAAGAAACTGGGCTATGACGTAAGCCCGTCAGACATGCAGAACCCTTCAGTAGTGTCTCTTACAGATGGGATTCATAACCATTAA